The following proteins are encoded in a genomic region of Roseofilum casamattae BLCC-M143:
- a CDS encoding saccharopine dehydrogenase family protein, translating to MASDRILILGGTGRIGRHIALDLRGRIPAKIMLAGRQTPANEKDLPGEFLPLDLEDMQGLRKAIANSRLVIHCAGPFHYRDARVLQICIDSGVNYLDISDCRTFTQKALNYAETARSAGVTAIINTGVFPGISNGMVRQGADKLDIINTIKLYYGVGGSGGAGLTVMRTTFLGLQHPFPAWIDGKWQTIAPYSDRQLLNKFTDIPAPFDRIGVYWYDVPETFTFAESFPVQTVVTKFGSAPDFYNYLTGTIARYCPTKWLQNSWAIETLSQISYRMTQISDRFSGIGIFMLAELEGEVNGKPSIYRSQFYHENTAIAAGCGTGSIAEWIWTGKLEKPGVWPVERAITGEQFTEMMRSRSHLSRNLTIKQSWH from the coding sequence TTGGCTAGCGATCGCATTCTCATTCTCGGCGGAACCGGCCGCATCGGCCGCCATATTGCCTTGGATCTCCGGGGTCGCATTCCGGCAAAAATAATGCTTGCAGGTCGTCAAACTCCAGCAAATGAGAAGGATCTGCCAGGAGAGTTTTTACCGCTCGATCTCGAGGATATGCAAGGACTAAGGAAGGCGATCGCCAATAGTAGATTAGTTATTCACTGTGCCGGGCCGTTTCATTACCGAGATGCACGAGTGTTGCAGATTTGTATCGACTCGGGCGTCAATTATCTCGATATCAGTGACTGTCGCACCTTTACACAAAAAGCTCTTAACTACGCTGAAACGGCAAGATCGGCAGGAGTTACGGCAATTATTAATACAGGAGTATTTCCGGGTATTTCTAATGGTATGGTACGCCAGGGAGCGGACAAGCTGGATATAATTAATACAATTAAGCTGTATTATGGAGTAGGTGGCTCTGGTGGTGCTGGATTAACGGTGATGCGAACCACGTTTCTGGGATTGCAACATCCATTCCCTGCTTGGATAGACGGAAAATGGCAGACGATCGCGCCGTATAGCGATCGCCAATTGCTGAATAAATTTACTGATATTCCCGCTCCCTTCGATCGTATTGGAGTTTACTGGTATGATGTTCCGGAAACCTTCACCTTTGCCGAAAGTTTCCCCGTCCAAACCGTCGTGACTAAGTTCGGTTCTGCTCCGGATTTCTATAACTATTTAACCGGAACGATCGCGCGCTATTGTCCGACAAAGTGGTTGCAGAATTCTTGGGCGATCGAAACTCTCTCGCAGATTAGCTATCGCATGACGCAAATTAGCGATCGCTTCAGCGGCATCGGGATTTTCATGCTCGCCGAACTCGAAGGGGAAGTCAACGGCAAACCCAGCATCTATCGCAGTCAATTCTATCACGAGAATACCGCGATCGCTGCTGGATGCGGAACCGGCAGTATCGCCGAATGGATCTGGACGGGAAAGCTAGAGAAACCCGGAGTTTGGCCGGTGGAACGAGCCATTACCGGAGAGCAATTTACCGAGATGATGCGATCGCGCAGCCACCTATCGCGCAACCTAACCATTAAACAATCTTGGCATTAA